The following coding sequences are from one Shewanella eurypsychrophilus window:
- the nudE gene encoding ADP compounds hydrolase NudE → MKHQKPEILGSKIVAQSRLFKIEQVDLKFSNQVERQYERMKGNNRGAVMVVPVLNGETLLLGREYAAGTHTYELGFPKGLIDPGEEAHEAANRELQEEIGFGAKKLTHLMEVSLAPGYFSSKMQIFIAEDLYESVLEGDEPEPIEMVPWPLNQWQSLLEQDDFSESRSISALFLAQKYLKL, encoded by the coding sequence ATGAAGCATCAAAAACCGGAAATTCTAGGTTCAAAAATTGTTGCGCAAAGCCGTTTGTTTAAAATAGAGCAAGTGGATCTTAAGTTCTCGAACCAAGTCGAGCGTCAATATGAGCGGATGAAAGGTAATAATCGTGGTGCGGTGATGGTGGTACCTGTGCTTAATGGCGAAACTTTACTACTTGGCCGTGAATATGCGGCTGGCACTCACACTTATGAACTTGGTTTTCCTAAAGGCTTGATTGACCCAGGTGAAGAGGCGCATGAAGCAGCAAATCGTGAACTTCAAGAAGAGATAGGCTTTGGCGCAAAAAAGTTAACTCATCTAATGGAAGTCAGCTTAGCGCCTGGTTACTTTTCAAGTAAAATGCAGATATTTATCGCCGAAGATCTATATGAGAGTGTTTTGGAAGGTGATGAACCTGAGCCTATTGAAATGGTTCCTTGGCCGCTGAATCAATGGCAATCTTTATTGGAACAAGATGATTTTTCTGAATCTAGAAGCATAAGTGCCTTGTTTTTAGCTCAAAAATACCTAAAACTATAA
- the yrfG gene encoding GMP/IMP nucleotidase: protein MFPWNEIDTVLLDMDGTLLDLHFDNHFWLSLVPAELCRQRGLDNQTAQALVESSYDKVFGTLDWYCLDYWENELQLDILGLHKTLVDRIQLRQDSMPFLSALGKQKKSRTLVTNAHPKSLALKLEHTDLASGLDNILSSHETGYPKEHPHFWQHLFIQFQLDPSRCLFIDDNEAILQAAQEAGVGYQLGITNPDSQKPDKVFSDFPAIGDYHLLLDDLLAG, encoded by the coding sequence ATGTTTCCATGGAATGAAATAGATACAGTGTTATTAGATATGGATGGAACCTTACTGGACCTTCATTTCGATAATCACTTCTGGTTAAGCTTAGTCCCGGCAGAATTATGCCGACAGAGAGGTTTAGATAACCAAACAGCTCAAGCGCTAGTTGAGTCATCTTACGATAAGGTTTTTGGTACGTTAGACTGGTATTGCCTAGATTATTGGGAAAATGAATTACAGCTCGACATCTTGGGGCTACATAAAACATTAGTCGATAGGATCCAGTTAAGACAAGATAGCATGCCGTTCCTATCGGCCTTAGGTAAACAGAAAAAATCACGTACCCTGGTCACTAATGCACACCCAAAGAGCTTAGCACTTAAGCTTGAACACACTGATTTGGCCTCTGGATTGGATAATATTCTATCTAGCCATGAAACCGGTTATCCCAAAGAGCACCCTCACTTCTGGCAACATCTGTTTATTCAATTTCAGTTAGACCCCAGTCGTTGCCTATTTATCGATGATAATGAGGCTATCTTACAGGCCGCACAAGAGGCTGGTGTTGGCTATCAGTTAGGGATCACTAACCCTGATAGTCAGAAACCAGATAAAGTATTCAGCGATTTCCCAGCAATTGGCGACTATCATCTGCTACTGGATGATCTTCTGGCGGGTTAA
- a CDS encoding type II secretion system protein N codes for MNLAKKIIIGVCIYLVFLVALLPASFVVKIAPIPNGVNLSGISGSIWSGNIESVTVQKRQLEQVSWQLSPWALFLGQAKLDLVIGNRGSAVNGKGLVTLSMSGIDAEGLRFEAPSSFLLGNNRLPFRTKIGGDISLFVDTLEQGTPWCEQLNGKLFLNSVNVKNQFGNYPLGDIELGLSCVDGNVKVKSDETMNQLGFAGTVVLQAEKVVQVSAKIKETPSQPEDLKRALAFLGKKDSQGYYPISYQGRIPGI; via the coding sequence GTGAATTTAGCGAAAAAAATTATCATTGGTGTGTGTATCTACTTAGTGTTTTTGGTCGCTTTGTTGCCCGCTAGCTTTGTCGTTAAAATTGCGCCAATTCCTAATGGTGTAAACTTGAGCGGCATTTCAGGTTCTATCTGGTCAGGCAATATTGAGTCTGTGACGGTTCAAAAGCGCCAGCTGGAGCAGGTGAGTTGGCAGTTAAGCCCTTGGGCATTATTCTTGGGCCAGGCGAAGTTAGATTTAGTGATTGGTAACCGAGGTTCAGCCGTTAATGGGAAGGGGCTAGTGACGCTTTCTATGAGTGGCATTGATGCAGAAGGCTTGCGGTTTGAAGCACCTAGTAGCTTTCTTTTAGGTAATAATAGATTGCCTTTTCGGACAAAGATTGGTGGCGACATTAGCTTATTTGTCGATACACTAGAGCAAGGTACTCCTTGGTGTGAACAGCTAAATGGTAAATTGTTTCTCAATAGCGTCAATGTAAAAAACCAGTTTGGTAATTACCCGTTAGGTGACATAGAACTAGGCTTGAGTTGTGTTGATGGCAATGTGAAAGTGAAGTCAGATGAGACCATGAATCAGCTAGGTTTCGCTGGCACCGTCGTGTTGCAGGCTGAAAAAGTTGTGCAAGTTAGCGCTAAGATAAAAGAGACGCCATCACAGCCGGAAGATCTAAAGAGGGCACTGGCATTCTTAGGTAAAAAAGACAGCCAAGGTTACTACCCGATAAGTTATCAAGGTAGAATTCCTGGGATCTAA
- a CDS encoding type II secretion system protein M, protein MENVKVWWDGLVLREKQLVGTCGVFLFIGILYWGIWTPISNAELDAERGLQAQQGTLNFVKQTANKIAGLQENGNKPSFKGSLSAAVNQSAGAFGLEITRMQPQGKKIQVWMDDVPFESLLGYLNELVQEKGLSLESIDLAESDTPGLVRVRRIQLSQ, encoded by the coding sequence ATGGAAAACGTTAAAGTATGGTGGGATGGCTTAGTTCTTCGTGAAAAGCAATTGGTTGGTACCTGTGGTGTGTTCTTGTTTATTGGCATCCTGTATTGGGGGATCTGGACGCCGATCTCAAATGCAGAGCTCGATGCAGAGCGCGGTCTACAAGCCCAGCAGGGTACGCTTAACTTTGTTAAACAGACAGCGAATAAGATTGCAGGGCTGCAAGAAAACGGCAATAAACCCAGCTTTAAGGGCAGTTTAAGTGCAGCAGTTAACCAAAGTGCAGGTGCATTTGGTCTGGAGATCACCCGCATGCAGCCTCAAGGGAAGAAGATCCAAGTCTGGATGGATGATGTCCCTTTTGAATCTTTACTTGGTTATCTCAATGAGCTGGTTCAAGAGAAAGGTTTGTCTTTAGAGAGTATAGATCTCGCTGAGTCAGATACCCCTGGTCTAGTCCGTGTTCGTCGTATTCAATTATCACAGTAA
- the gspL gene encoding type II secretion system protein GspL has translation MSERLFIRLGSSSEQPCSWLVWSELEQEIIGSGELKDAAALSSLTERAGNRPVDVLVPSSAITLTNVELPEKGQRQAIQALPFMLEENLAENVDDLHFVTGPRDGELLSVAVVAHEQMQTWLSWLSEAGLKVKRIVPDCLALPLEQCQWAAIKFNQEYLLRTGVGAGVSLSESWLNMALPKLLPTQAGTPVTVAAYSDLSLVGAEVQLQELELPMLVLAKGILSAPINLLTGAYLPKRDYGKHVQIWRNAAIVIAIALLLSLVNKGLNIHQMNSEKARLQQQSEAIFKQAVPGTSRIVNLRSQMDRHLRSMQGQGGGSEFFSMLEGLEEAFTQVPELKPTTLRFDSARNELRMQVIAKSYAQVERFKDIVSRSYQLDSGAMNSGENSVTSTLTLRIK, from the coding sequence GTGAGTGAAAGACTATTTATCCGCTTAGGATCAAGTTCTGAGCAGCCCTGCTCTTGGCTGGTTTGGTCTGAGTTAGAGCAAGAGATAATTGGTTCGGGTGAGCTTAAAGATGCTGCAGCATTATCGAGTTTAACTGAGCGTGCCGGCAATCGTCCGGTGGATGTGCTGGTACCTTCATCGGCCATTACCCTTACGAATGTGGAGCTACCCGAAAAGGGACAACGTCAAGCTATCCAAGCTTTGCCGTTTATGCTCGAAGAAAATCTAGCCGAAAATGTCGACGATCTTCATTTTGTCACCGGTCCACGTGATGGTGAACTTTTAAGCGTGGCAGTTGTTGCCCATGAGCAGATGCAAACTTGGTTATCTTGGTTAAGTGAAGCTGGCTTAAAAGTTAAGCGTATCGTCCCTGATTGCCTGGCCCTGCCGCTGGAGCAATGCCAGTGGGCTGCGATTAAATTTAATCAAGAATATTTGCTACGTACAGGTGTTGGTGCTGGTGTTAGCCTCAGTGAAAGCTGGCTGAATATGGCTTTACCTAAACTGCTTCCGACGCAGGCCGGTACTCCTGTCACTGTTGCCGCATATAGTGATTTAAGCTTAGTGGGAGCTGAGGTGCAACTTCAGGAGCTTGAGCTTCCAATGCTAGTTCTTGCAAAGGGAATATTGTCAGCTCCGATAAACTTGCTCACCGGTGCTTATTTACCAAAACGTGACTATGGTAAGCATGTTCAGATATGGCGTAATGCCGCAATAGTGATAGCGATTGCTTTGTTACTGTCATTGGTGAACAAAGGGCTGAATATTCACCAGATGAATAGTGAGAAAGCGCGTTTGCAGCAGCAGAGTGAAGCTATCTTTAAGCAAGCTGTACCGGGGACCTCTCGAATTGTAAACCTTAGATCTCAGATGGATAGACATTTGCGCAGCATGCAAGGTCAAGGCGGGGGGAGTGAGTTCTTTTCTATGCTTGAAGGCTTAGAAGAAGCATTTACCCAAGTACCCGAACTTAAGCCTACAACGCTTCGTTTCGATAGCGCTCGTAATGAACTGCGCATGCAAGTGATTGCCAAGAGCTATGCACAGGTAGAGCGGTTCAAAGACATTGTATCTCGCTCATACCAGCTCGACTCTGGTGCAATGAATAGTGGTGAGAACTCAGTCACCAGCACGTTAACGTTGAGGATCAAGTAA
- the gspK gene encoding type II secretion system minor pseudopilin GspK, whose protein sequence is MTKFPGKQRGVALIVVMLIVAMVAIIATNINSRNQLSVRRTLNLAQYDQAFWYAISAEELAKKILKQDLEDADGTVHLQQYWAQSDVVFPAEHGEIGGNISDLQSCFNLNALSVESKELENGRPKLPLAAVQYKGLLVALGMDEFGAERLTHTLKDYIDEDTTASPFGAEDADYESRAVPYRAANTLMNHRSELRAVMGYTQDIYLKILPYICVIPGYSAQVLNVNTIKVEQAALLAGMFDNKISVGEAESIINQRPGDGYEKIEDFTELSSVSSLFTDAALKTSFAVDTNYFSLEAGAKVDNATFRLESVMKRSGTNMEILTRQFGGQK, encoded by the coding sequence GTGACTAAGTTTCCTGGAAAGCAACGAGGTGTGGCTCTTATTGTAGTGATGCTCATCGTTGCTATGGTGGCTATTATTGCGACCAATATTAATAGCCGTAATCAGCTATCGGTTCGCCGTACACTAAATTTAGCCCAGTATGATCAGGCGTTTTGGTATGCCATCTCGGCGGAAGAGCTTGCCAAGAAAATACTGAAACAAGATCTCGAAGATGCCGACGGTACAGTGCATTTGCAGCAATACTGGGCGCAGAGCGATGTGGTCTTTCCTGCAGAGCATGGTGAAATTGGCGGGAATATTTCAGATCTACAATCTTGTTTCAACCTCAATGCATTATCGGTTGAGAGCAAAGAGCTAGAAAATGGTAGGCCTAAGTTACCATTGGCGGCGGTGCAATATAAGGGCTTACTTGTTGCTTTGGGTATGGATGAGTTCGGTGCCGAGCGTTTAACTCATACCCTAAAAGATTATATTGACGAAGATACAACCGCCAGCCCTTTTGGTGCCGAAGACGCAGATTATGAATCTCGAGCGGTACCCTATCGGGCGGCGAATACCCTGATGAATCATCGCAGTGAATTGCGTGCTGTGATGGGGTATACCCAAGATATTTATCTTAAAATACTACCCTATATTTGCGTCATTCCGGGTTATTCAGCTCAAGTGCTGAATGTGAATACCATTAAGGTTGAACAAGCGGCATTATTAGCGGGTATGTTTGATAACAAAATATCTGTCGGTGAAGCTGAGAGCATCATCAATCAGCGTCCAGGAGACGGCTACGAGAAGATAGAAGATTTTACTGAGTTATCTTCTGTATCTAGTCTATTTACCGATGCCGCGCTAAAGACTAGCTTTGCTGTCGATACCAATTATTTCTCGTTAGAGGCTGGCGCTAAAGTCGATAACGCCACCTTTCGCTTAGAAAGCGTGATGAAGAGGTCAGGGACTAATATGGAAATACTAACTCGCCAATTTGGTGGACAAAAGTAG
- the gspJ gene encoding type II secretion system minor pseudopilin GspJ: protein MYLTQNRVNAGFTLLEMLVAIAIFAMLGLAANSVLSTVIKNDEITKEFSAKLKAMQQGFGALERDLGQMVARTPRLLEGGRGSTVFQTGSDMLDSESEALVFFRLGWLNPDGILPRGSLQSVAYVVRDNALERWYYPYPEPEFGAEPIKTIVMKNVLSVEYSFYMEDKWERKVDGTKLPKAIAMEVELEGLGKIQRKFLLPQGAPTASNDDDK from the coding sequence ATGTACTTAACCCAGAATAGAGTTAATGCAGGTTTTACCTTACTCGAGATGCTGGTTGCTATCGCTATCTTTGCCATGCTTGGTCTGGCGGCTAACTCAGTATTGAGTACCGTGATTAAGAATGACGAAATAACCAAAGAGTTTTCTGCCAAATTGAAGGCGATGCAACAGGGCTTTGGGGCTCTGGAACGTGATTTGGGCCAGATGGTGGCGAGAACACCAAGATTATTAGAGGGTGGCCGCGGCAGTACTGTATTTCAAACTGGCTCTGATATGTTGGATTCAGAGTCTGAAGCGCTGGTTTTTTTCCGTTTAGGCTGGCTTAACCCTGATGGTATTTTACCACGAGGCAGTTTGCAATCTGTGGCCTATGTGGTTAGAGATAATGCATTAGAACGCTGGTATTACCCTTACCCTGAGCCTGAATTCGGTGCCGAACCAATAAAAACCATAGTCATGAAGAATGTACTGTCGGTTGAGTATTCCTTCTATATGGAAGACAAGTGGGAAAGAAAAGTTGACGGCACAAAATTACCGAAAGCGATAGCCATGGAGGTTGAGCTTGAAGGTTTAGGTAAGATCCAGCGTAAGTTTTTATTACCTCAAGGTGCACCTACTGCTAGCAACGATGACGATAAATAA
- the gspI gene encoding type II secretion system minor pseudopilin GspI, with protein MRVNLLNANFRQHKGMTLLEVIVALAVFSIAAVSITKSLGDQIANMPILEERTYAQWVVDNVMVDARLETAFPDIGKKDGEMELAGRDWYWRKEVVKTTDDKFRMIRISVSNDARYKRIVAQVSSYVLNPE; from the coding sequence ATGAGAGTTAACCTGCTGAATGCCAATTTTCGGCAGCATAAAGGCATGACGTTACTCGAAGTTATTGTGGCCTTAGCCGTATTTTCCATTGCCGCAGTATCTATCACTAAGAGCTTGGGTGATCAGATTGCCAATATGCCCATTCTTGAAGAACGAACTTATGCACAATGGGTTGTTGATAATGTGATGGTCGATGCCAGGTTAGAAACTGCATTTCCTGACATAGGTAAGAAAGATGGCGAGATGGAACTTGCTGGCCGTGATTGGTATTGGCGTAAAGAAGTGGTGAAAACCACAGATGATAAATTTCGGATGATCCGTATTAGCGTCAGTAATGATGCGCGTTATAAGCGGATTGTCGCCCAGGTGAGTAGCTATGTACTTAACCCAGAATAG
- the gspH gene encoding type II secretion system minor pseudopilin GspH, whose amino-acid sequence MKSFSQKGFTLMEVLLVVLLMGLAASAVTMTMTGADSKKALERTALQFMSATEMVLDETVLSGHFIGVVVDDTSYKFVYYDEGKWKPLDKDRILAERQMEHGVQISLMLDGLPLVQEDEESDSWFDEPLIEKTEDDKKKFPEPQILLFPSGEMSAFEMTFFREDEQGKEIEALVVGDSLGRLTLGRYDESEGDFQ is encoded by the coding sequence ATGAAGTCCTTTAGCCAAAAAGGATTCACCTTAATGGAGGTGCTTTTAGTCGTGCTCTTGATGGGCTTAGCTGCATCGGCAGTGACTATGACCATGACGGGTGCCGATAGTAAAAAAGCGCTTGAGAGGACAGCTTTACAGTTTATGTCTGCCACAGAAATGGTGCTAGATGAAACTGTGTTGAGTGGCCATTTCATTGGCGTCGTCGTCGATGATACGAGTTATAAGTTTGTGTATTACGACGAAGGTAAATGGAAACCTCTGGATAAAGACAGAATACTTGCTGAACGTCAGATGGAACACGGGGTGCAGATTAGTCTGATGCTTGATGGCCTACCTTTGGTTCAGGAAGATGAGGAAAGTGACTCTTGGTTCGATGAACCTTTGATTGAGAAGACGGAAGACGACAAAAAGAAGTTTCCTGAACCACAGATATTGTTATTTCCAAGTGGCGAGATGAGCGCGTTTGAAATGACCTTCTTTCGAGAGGATGAGCAGGGAAAAGAGATCGAAGCCTTAGTCGTTGGTGACTCACTGGGCCGATTAACTCTGGGGAGATACGATGAGTCCGAGGGTGATTTTCAATGA
- the gspG gene encoding type II secretion system major pseudopilin GspG encodes MQTRNKQKGFTLLEVMVVIVILGILASMVVPNLMGNKDKADQQKAVSDIVALENALDMYRLDNSIYPTTDQGLDALVQKPNSSPEPRNYREDGYVKRLPQDPWRNDYLLLSPGENGKIDIFSPGPDGQAGTEDDIGNWNLQNFQ; translated from the coding sequence ATGCAAACAAGAAATAAGCAGAAAGGTTTTACCCTACTCGAAGTCATGGTTGTTATCGTGATCTTAGGGATTCTGGCTTCGATGGTTGTGCCAAATTTAATGGGCAACAAGGATAAGGCTGATCAACAAAAAGCGGTGTCTGATATTGTTGCGCTTGAAAATGCACTGGACATGTATCGCTTAGATAACAGCATCTATCCAACGACTGATCAGGGTCTTGATGCATTAGTTCAGAAGCCAAATAGCTCACCAGAGCCACGTAATTATCGTGAAGATGGTTATGTGAAACGTTTACCACAAGATCCTTGGAGAAATGACTACTTGTTATTGAGCCCTGGCGAAAATGGTAAAATTGATATCTTTAGTCCAGGTCCAGACGGTCAGGCCGGAACAGAAGATGATATCGGCAACTGGAATCTACAGAATTTTCAGTAA
- the gspF gene encoding type II secretion system inner membrane protein GspF — protein sequence MPAFEYKALNKQGKQQKGVIEADTARHARGQLREQRLMPLEINPVVEKESKAKAKGASFFQRGISVAELALITRQIATLVAAGLPVEEALKAVGQQCEKDRLASMVMAVRSRVVEGYSLADSMAEFPHIFDDLYRAMVASGEKSGHLEVVLNRLADYTERRQQLKSKMTQAMIYPVVLTVVAISVIAILLAAVVPQVVGQFEHMGQELPWTTQLLIASSDFVRDFGIIVLGVIVGVFFLIRRLLVKPAYRMMYDTMLLKLPVIGRVSKGLNTARFARTLSILTASAVPLLDAMRIASEVLINVRVKAAVEEATARVREGTSLGAALTNTKLFPPMMLYMIASGEKSGQLEQMLERAADNQDRDFESNVTIALGVFEPMLVVSMAAVVLFIVLAILQPILELNNMVSG from the coding sequence ATGCCAGCATTTGAATACAAGGCTTTAAATAAACAGGGAAAGCAGCAGAAAGGCGTCATTGAAGCTGATACAGCGCGTCATGCGCGTGGTCAGCTCAGAGAGCAGCGCTTAATGCCGTTGGAGATAAACCCCGTTGTCGAAAAAGAGTCTAAGGCGAAAGCGAAAGGGGCCAGTTTTTTTCAACGTGGTATCTCGGTTGCCGAACTAGCACTTATTACCAGACAGATAGCCACACTCGTTGCTGCCGGCTTGCCGGTAGAAGAGGCGTTAAAGGCTGTTGGGCAACAATGTGAGAAAGATAGACTTGCCAGTATGGTGATGGCTGTACGTTCTCGTGTTGTGGAGGGCTATAGCTTGGCCGATTCTATGGCTGAGTTTCCGCATATATTTGATGATTTATATCGGGCTATGGTGGCATCAGGTGAGAAGTCAGGTCACCTTGAAGTGGTACTCAATCGTCTCGCTGATTACACTGAACGACGCCAGCAGTTAAAAAGTAAAATGACCCAGGCGATGATTTACCCTGTGGTATTAACCGTTGTGGCTATCAGTGTTATTGCTATCTTGTTGGCTGCGGTAGTGCCTCAGGTTGTTGGTCAGTTTGAGCATATGGGCCAAGAATTACCTTGGACAACTCAGTTATTAATTGCCTCATCAGACTTTGTTAGGGATTTCGGCATCATCGTATTAGGCGTAATTGTCGGCGTGTTTTTTCTAATCAGGCGCCTGCTCGTTAAGCCTGCTTATCGCATGATGTACGATACTATGCTGCTTAAATTACCTGTGATTGGTAGAGTCAGCAAAGGGCTCAATACAGCTCGTTTTGCTCGAACCTTAAGTATTTTGACTGCCAGCGCGGTGCCTTTACTAGATGCTATGCGAATCGCTAGCGAAGTTTTGATTAACGTTAGAGTTAAAGCGGCAGTCGAAGAGGCTACTGCTAGGGTTCGTGAAGGTACGAGTTTAGGGGCTGCGCTAACGAATACGAAACTTTTCCCTCCTATGATGCTCTATATGATCGCCTCAGGTGAGAAGAGTGGTCAGCTGGAGCAAATGCTTGAGCGAGCTGCTGATAACCAAGATAGAGACTTTGAATCGAACGTCACTATTGCACTGGGTGTGTTTGAGCCTATGTTGGTTGTGAGTATGGCCGCAGTGGTATTGTTTATCGTTTTAGCCATTTTGCAGCCTATTTTAGAGCTTAACAATATGGTCAGTGGCTAA
- the gspE gene encoding type II secretion system ATPase GspE translates to MSNTHIPPSGELALVSDDVWQDAEPDNDEEFRSDSRERLPFAFSHRFEVVIDTSADGALTLYHTESTPLTALLEARRYAGRELPLVQLLAVEFEARLTQAYQANSSEAQQLMEDIGNEMDLFTLAEELPQTEDLLEGDDDAPIIKLINALLSEAIKEEASDIHIETYEKQLVVRFRVDGVLKEVLKPNRKLSSLLVSRIKVMARLDIAEKRVPQDGRISLRIAGRAVDVRVSTMPSSHGERVVLRLLDKNAGNLDLVQLGMTDKVRFQFDELIRKPHGIILVTGPTGSGKSTTLYAGLTELNTKDTNILTVEDPIEYELEGIGQTQVNNKVEMTFARGLRAILRQDPDVVMIGEIRDLETAQIAVQASLTGHMVLSTLHTNTASGSITRLQDMGVEPFLVSSSLLGVLAQRLIRTLCKECKSEHVPDQIERKLLGMSADDTSVIYRAEGCKSCGHNGYRGRTGIHELLIVDDNIRELIHTGRGELAIEKYLRTNTPSIRHDGMSKVLAGKTTLEEVLRVTREE, encoded by the coding sequence ATGAGTAATACTCACATTCCACCGAGTGGTGAATTGGCCTTGGTTTCTGATGATGTTTGGCAAGATGCGGAACCCGATAATGATGAAGAGTTTCGCTCCGATAGCAGAGAGCGTCTCCCATTTGCATTTTCACATCGTTTCGAAGTCGTTATCGATACCAGTGCTGATGGTGCGTTGACTCTCTATCACACTGAGAGTACTCCCCTTACAGCCTTGCTCGAAGCCAGGCGCTATGCAGGACGTGAACTGCCTTTAGTTCAACTGCTGGCTGTTGAATTTGAAGCTAGATTAACTCAGGCGTACCAAGCTAATTCTTCAGAGGCACAACAGCTGATGGAAGACATTGGCAATGAGATGGATCTGTTTACTTTGGCCGAAGAGTTGCCACAAACAGAAGATCTGCTCGAAGGTGATGATGATGCACCTATCATCAAGTTGATTAACGCCTTGCTATCGGAGGCCATTAAAGAAGAAGCCTCTGATATTCATATCGAGACCTACGAGAAGCAGCTAGTTGTTCGTTTCCGTGTCGACGGTGTGCTTAAAGAGGTGCTTAAACCGAATCGAAAACTATCCTCTCTGTTAGTTTCACGTATTAAAGTCATGGCGCGTCTGGATATTGCCGAGAAACGTGTGCCACAAGATGGCCGTATCTCACTCAGAATCGCAGGTCGGGCCGTAGATGTTCGTGTTTCTACTATGCCATCTAGCCATGGTGAGCGTGTGGTGTTACGTCTTCTGGATAAAAATGCCGGTAACTTAGACCTTGTTCAATTAGGTATGACAGACAAGGTGCGTTTTCAGTTTGACGAACTGATCCGTAAGCCTCACGGTATTATTCTAGTCACCGGGCCAACTGGCTCGGGGAAGAGTACGACTCTGTATGCTGGATTGACAGAGCTCAATACCAAAGATACCAACATACTTACCGTCGAAGACCCTATCGAGTATGAGCTTGAAGGCATAGGCCAGACTCAGGTTAATAACAAGGTCGAGATGACTTTCGCGCGTGGTCTAAGAGCCATTCTTCGTCAAGATCCCGATGTGGTGATGATAGGTGAGATCCGAGATTTAGAAACAGCCCAGATAGCCGTTCAGGCTTCATTAACGGGTCATATGGTGTTGTCGACACTGCATACCAATACAGCATCTGGTTCTATTACTCGTTTACAAGACATGGGCGTCGAACCTTTCCTTGTTTCTTCAAGTTTATTGGGCGTATTGGCGCAGCGATTAATTCGAACCTTATGTAAGGAATGTAAGTCTGAACATGTACCTGATCAGATTGAGCGAAAATTACTGGGCATGAGTGCTGACGATACGAGCGTTATCTATCGTGCTGAGGGATGTAAATCTTGTGGTCATAATGGTTACCGTGGCCGTACCGGTATTCATGAATTGCTGATTGTTGATGATAATATCCGTGAACTTATTCACACCGGGCGCGGTGAGCTGGCGATAGAAAAATACCTCCGTACAAATACACCAAGTATACGTCATGATGGCATGAGTAAAGTTCTTGCGGGTAAGACGACCCTCGAAGAGGTGTTACGCGTCACTCGCGAGGAATAA